A single window of Fischerella sp. PCC 9605 DNA harbors:
- the rsmI gene encoding 16S rRNA (cytidine(1402)-2'-O)-methyltransferase has protein sequence MQTDPKPGTLYVVGTPIGNLEDMTFRGVRILQAVDLIAAEDTRHTGKLLQHFQIKTPQLSYHEHNRNSRIPELLKQLGEGKAIALVTDAGMPGISDPGYELVKACIDAGIAVVPIPGANAAIIALSAAGLPTERFVFEGFLPAKAQGRREHLESLKTESRTLIFYESPHRLQDTLQDLADIFGAERQIVLARELTKFYEEFWRGKLAEALSLFRDREPQGEYTLVVAGTSPTQLQLSEAELKAELTKLIAQGISRSQASRELAKVTSLPRRQLYQLALTIDTGD, from the coding sequence ATGCAAACCGATCCAAAACCAGGAACACTCTACGTTGTCGGCACCCCGATTGGCAACCTGGAAGATATGACTTTCCGGGGAGTACGAATTTTACAAGCGGTGGATCTGATTGCAGCGGAAGATACGCGCCATACGGGGAAGTTGCTACAGCATTTTCAAATTAAAACTCCGCAACTGAGTTACCACGAACACAATCGTAATAGTCGCATCCCAGAATTATTAAAGCAGTTGGGTGAGGGTAAAGCGATCGCTCTAGTTACAGATGCAGGTATGCCGGGAATTTCTGACCCTGGATATGAATTAGTCAAAGCATGTATTGATGCTGGGATCGCGGTAGTACCAATTCCTGGTGCAAATGCGGCAATTATAGCTTTAAGTGCAGCAGGATTACCAACGGAAAGATTTGTGTTTGAAGGATTTTTGCCAGCGAAAGCTCAAGGGCGACGAGAACACCTAGAATCCTTGAAAACAGAATCTCGCACTTTAATTTTCTACGAGTCTCCCCACCGTTTGCAAGACACTTTACAAGATTTAGCAGATATTTTCGGAGCCGAGCGCCAAATTGTCTTGGCACGGGAGTTAACTAAATTTTATGAGGAATTTTGGCGAGGAAAGCTGGCAGAGGCACTTTCTTTGTTTCGCGATCGCGAACCCCAAGGAGAATACACTTTAGTAGTAGCGGGAACTTCACCCACTCAATTGCAGCTATCAGAAGCAGAATTAAAAGCTGAGTTAACAAAACTCATCGCTCAGGGAATATCGCGATCGCAAGCTAGCCGTGAGTTAGCAAAAGTTACTTCCTTACCCCGCCGCCAACTCTATCAACTTGCTCTTACTATTGATACTGGGGATTAG
- a CDS encoding sugar kinase, protein MTGLFVGLLTLDLIYLAQSPPKNNQKIVAADYTVAAGGPATNAAVAFSHLACRDAPWRVSRLLSVVGSHPMTQLIRGDLQKYQIEIIDLDPTTENPPPVSSIIVTQASGERAVISINAAKTQANSQAIPSDILQNVDIVLIDGHQMTVGIEIAQTAKARNIPVVIDGGSWKSGFEQSLPFVDYAICSANFHPPHCQTEEEVFAYLSELGISHIAITHGEKPIRYLTYSEGSTNGFIDVPKIPAVDTLGAGDIFHGAFCHYILRENFTDALASAAKIAAFSCQFFGTRRWMETSPP, encoded by the coding sequence ATGACAGGCTTATTTGTTGGTTTATTAACCTTGGATCTAATTTACCTTGCCCAATCTCCCCCCAAGAACAATCAAAAAATAGTCGCTGCTGACTATACTGTTGCCGCAGGTGGCCCGGCTACAAATGCTGCTGTTGCTTTTAGCCATTTAGCCTGTAGAGACGCGCCATGGCGCGTCTCTAGGTTGTTAAGTGTAGTGGGTTCTCACCCGATGACGCAGCTAATTCGTGGGGACTTGCAAAAATATCAAATCGAAATCATTGACCTTGATCCCACCACAGAAAACCCACCGCCAGTTTCTTCTATCATTGTTACCCAAGCTAGCGGAGAACGCGCAGTAATTTCCATCAATGCTGCCAAAACTCAAGCCAACAGCCAAGCTATCCCGTCAGACATTCTCCAAAATGTTGATATCGTACTGATTGACGGACATCAAATGACAGTTGGGATAGAAATTGCCCAAACAGCAAAAGCCAGAAATATCCCAGTTGTTATTGATGGTGGTAGCTGGAAATCAGGGTTTGAACAAAGTTTGCCATTTGTAGATTACGCGATTTGTTCTGCTAATTTCCATCCTCCCCATTGCCAGACAGAAGAAGAAGTGTTTGCCTATCTTAGTGAACTTGGCATTTCTCACATTGCCATTACCCACGGCGAAAAACCGATTCGGTATCTCACATATTCAGAGGGGAGTACAAATGGCTTTATAGATGTGCCAAAAATTCCAGCTGTTGATACACTGGGGGCTGGAGATATTTTCCACGGTGCTTTTTGTCATTACATCTTACGGGAAAATTTCACTGATGCATTAGCATCAGCTGCAAAGATTGCTGCTTTTTCCTGTCAATTTTTTGGCACACGCCGCTGGATGGAAACCTCACCCCCCTAA
- a CDS encoding 3'(2'),5'-bisphosphate nucleotidase CysQ family protein yields the protein MQDLQKILELACSVGWSAAEILRSYYHETYQNLEVQYKDNDPVTIADIAVSRHILEKLQAALGQEDFAYISEETYKQEQTKHPNSGWAWIIDPLDGTRDFIEKTGEYAIHMALVKEHRPMLAVVALPESGKLYYATKGGGAFVENSDRQSTSLKVSSRERIEDLTLVVSRSHRNDRLEYLLQNLPCQNQKAVGSVGCKIATIVEQQADIYISLSGKSAPKDWDMAAPELILTEAGGQFTHFDGQPLQYNTGDINQWGGLLASNAQFHDVLCQQAQKILGEWEQYGSVKG from the coding sequence ATGCAAGACCTACAAAAAATCCTCGAACTAGCTTGTTCTGTCGGTTGGAGTGCAGCTGAAATACTGCGGTCTTATTACCATGAAACTTATCAAAATCTAGAAGTGCAGTATAAAGATAATGACCCTGTCACCATTGCCGATATTGCTGTAAGTCGCCACATTTTGGAGAAGCTACAAGCGGCTTTAGGTCAAGAAGATTTTGCCTATATTAGCGAAGAAACCTACAAACAAGAACAAACCAAGCACCCGAATTCTGGATGGGCGTGGATTATCGATCCTTTAGATGGCACACGAGACTTTATTGAAAAGACTGGAGAGTATGCCATTCACATGGCCTTGGTCAAGGAACATCGCCCGATGTTAGCAGTAGTAGCACTCCCGGAGTCAGGAAAATTGTACTATGCAACCAAAGGCGGTGGTGCATTTGTAGAAAATAGCGATCGCCAAAGCACCTCTTTGAAAGTATCCTCACGGGAACGCATTGAAGATTTAACCCTTGTTGTCAGTCGTTCGCATCGCAATGACAGACTAGAATATTTACTGCAAAACTTGCCTTGTCAAAATCAAAAAGCCGTTGGTAGCGTAGGCTGTAAAATTGCCACTATTGTTGAACAACAGGCAGATATTTACATTTCCCTTTCTGGAAAATCTGCTCCTAAAGATTGGGATATGGCAGCACCAGAACTAATTTTGACAGAAGCTGGTGGTCAGTTCACCCACTTTGATGGTCAGCCATTGCAATACAACACCGGGGATATTAATCAATGGGGTGGTTTATTAGCTAGTAATGCTCAGTTCCATGACGTACTTTGTCAGCAAGCACAAAAGATTTTAGGAGAGTGGGAACAATACGGTTCGGTGAAAGGTTAA
- a CDS encoding fatty acid desaturase family protein, translating into MGDRTMTLTSLSQELRQVTADLHQVNPLVGLLRFSILGLIFFSLVTLAWLTPKVSLFVGATMLAGIFYGYWLLCTHDMIHRTLTGWNWFDALMPRLIGWPMLWPHSIYAELHRLHHGWNGIDLRDPERVQWTWQEYQQAHPFVRWYVRHQWVCDIFVLAGFGMIFKTFIKGVRFQTVVPRIRQQLLLDITGMLMVNGILLILVISQGVLLRYLLFWLILERVAGVIGQTRDHLEHYALWGRFTGHQLTQFYACRNLNTSSLVGWLMGGLNYHGVHHAFPDIPFNLLPEAFHRIQGVLQQHGLPLMQLEPGYLKSTYWWSRHPSLIGEVDNSDTTGRHCMIPV; encoded by the coding sequence ATGGGCGATCGCACCATGACTTTGACTAGTCTCTCTCAAGAGTTACGGCAAGTCACCGCCGACTTACACCAAGTAAATCCTTTAGTAGGACTGTTACGCTTCAGCATACTTGGTTTGATATTTTTCAGCCTGGTGACATTAGCTTGGTTAACACCGAAGGTCAGCCTCTTTGTCGGTGCAACAATGCTGGCGGGAATATTCTATGGTTACTGGCTTCTGTGCACCCATGATATGATTCATCGGACGCTGACGGGATGGAATTGGTTCGATGCTTTGATGCCCCGATTGATCGGCTGGCCAATGCTGTGGCCCCACAGTATCTATGCAGAACTGCACCGTTTGCATCATGGCTGGAATGGGATTGACCTACGAGATCCAGAACGAGTCCAGTGGACTTGGCAAGAGTATCAGCAAGCTCATCCTTTTGTGCGCTGGTATGTGCGTCATCAGTGGGTCTGCGATATTTTTGTACTGGCGGGATTTGGGATGATTTTTAAAACGTTTATTAAGGGTGTGCGCTTCCAGACGGTAGTACCTCGGATACGTCAACAATTGCTACTTGATATAACGGGTATGCTTATGGTAAACGGTATTCTGCTGATCTTAGTCATCTCTCAAGGAGTACTGCTACGCTACTTGTTATTCTGGTTAATTTTAGAACGGGTCGCTGGAGTCATAGGACAGACGCGCGATCACTTAGAACACTATGCGCTTTGGGGTAGGTTTACAGGTCATCAACTGACGCAGTTCTATGCTTGTCGCAATCTCAACACTAGTTCCCTGGTCGGATGGTTGATGGGTGGTTTGAACTATCATGGTGTGCATCACGCTTTTCCTGATATTCCCTTTAACCTACTTCCAGAAGCATTTCACCGCATTCAAGGGGTATTGCAACAGCATGGTCTTCCCCTCATGCAATTGGAACCAGGCTACCTCAAATCAACTTATTGGTGGAGTCGTCATCCTTCATTAATTGGTGAAGTTGACAACTCTGATACCACAGGTCGCCATTGCATGATTCCAGTTTAG
- a CDS encoding DUF4392 domain-containing protein yields MTVLMKNALKYSPEILDKIAQLESICGRDVGRGIQPLVQIAKGGLLATACSIAEHPEPHVAIITGFFLPYANPPAPETDGPIGCALLAAGLLRAGVPVRIVTDSLCFRAVKIALLAAGVPASIPFDIVPVETTTGNHQVVSSLLNFWDSLERPISHVISIERPGPSYDGIVRNMRGQDITAYTAPLHILFASEKIISVGIGDGGNELGMGNIPKEVIHQHIRHGEKIACIITCNHLIVCGVSNWGATGLLTALSLLRPDWKSAIISGLNPKIEFRILETIVKYGPAVDGVKAVQSLSVDNLAWEFHAQVLQVTTRLMW; encoded by the coding sequence ATGACAGTCTTAATGAAAAATGCCTTGAAATACTCCCCAGAAATCTTAGACAAAATTGCCCAACTAGAATCTATCTGCGGACGGGATGTTGGTAGAGGCATTCAGCCACTAGTTCAAATAGCGAAGGGAGGACTGCTGGCAACAGCTTGTTCCATAGCTGAACATCCCGAGCCTCACGTAGCTATTATTACTGGTTTTTTTCTGCCATACGCTAATCCACCTGCTCCCGAAACCGATGGCCCCATAGGTTGTGCTCTCTTAGCAGCAGGTCTGCTGAGAGCAGGTGTGCCTGTCAGAATTGTCACTGATTCTCTTTGCTTTCGTGCAGTCAAAATTGCACTGCTGGCAGCAGGAGTACCTGCTAGTATTCCCTTTGATATTGTGCCAGTGGAGACGACCACAGGAAATCATCAAGTGGTTTCCTCGCTGCTCAATTTTTGGGACTCTTTAGAAAGACCTATTTCTCATGTGATTTCTATAGAAAGACCAGGCCCTAGTTATGATGGCATAGTCCGCAATATGAGAGGACAAGATATTACAGCTTATACTGCACCTTTACATATTTTATTTGCTTCAGAAAAAATCATCTCCGTGGGAATTGGTGATGGAGGTAATGAATTAGGAATGGGCAACATTCCTAAAGAAGTAATTCATCAACATATTCGTCATGGTGAAAAAATTGCTTGCATCATTACCTGCAATCATCTAATTGTTTGTGGGGTTTCTAATTGGGGGGCAACTGGTTTATTAACGGCTTTATCTTTGCTTCGTCCTGACTGGAAATCGGCAATTATTTCAGGATTAAATCCAAAGATTGAGTTTCGTATTTTAGAAACAATTGTTAAGTACGGGCCAGCGGTTGATGGAGTTAAAGCGGTGCAAAGTCTTTCTGTTGATAATTTAGCTTGGGAATTTCATGCCCAAGTATTGCAAGTAACAACTCGATTAATGTGGTAA
- a CDS encoding putative hydro-lyase, whose translation MNPSLTATEVRQLCRQGKFQAPTPGLASGYVQANLVILPKSIAFDFLLFCHRNPKPCPLLDVTEVGNPEPQMVAPGADIRFDLPRYHVFRHGELLEEVTDIKEFWRGDFVAFLIGCSFSFEAALMNIGVPVRHIEEGKNVPMYKTSLNCMSAGVFSGPLVVSMRPLSPADAIRAVQITSHFPKSHGAPVHLGDPSAIGIADINSPDFGDTVTIREGEIPVFWACGVTTQTAIVQAKPEIAITHAPGHMFITDIKDESFSS comes from the coding sequence ATGAACCCATCATTGACTGCAACTGAAGTCCGTCAACTATGTCGCCAGGGAAAATTTCAAGCCCCTACTCCTGGACTTGCATCTGGGTATGTGCAGGCAAATCTAGTCATATTGCCCAAATCTATTGCATTTGACTTTCTGCTATTTTGTCATCGCAACCCCAAACCCTGTCCCTTACTTGATGTGACTGAAGTTGGGAACCCCGAACCTCAAATGGTTGCACCCGGTGCTGACATCAGATTTGACTTACCTCGTTACCATGTGTTTCGCCACGGTGAACTTCTAGAGGAAGTTACGGATATCAAAGAATTTTGGCGTGGTGATTTTGTCGCCTTTTTGATTGGTTGTTCGTTTTCGTTTGAAGCAGCACTGATGAATATAGGCGTACCCGTGAGACATATTGAGGAAGGCAAAAACGTACCGATGTATAAAACTAGTCTTAATTGTATGTCAGCAGGCGTGTTTTCTGGCCCCTTAGTAGTTTCTATGCGTCCCTTGTCACCTGCTGACGCCATTCGCGCCGTGCAGATTACCAGCCATTTTCCCAAATCTCATGGTGCGCCTGTACATCTAGGCGATCCAAGTGCAATTGGTATTGCAGATATAAATTCTCCTGATTTTGGGGATACAGTGACAATTCGCGAGGGAGAAATTCCTGTATTTTGGGCTTGTGGTGTGACAACACAAACTGCAATTGTTCAAGCTAAACCAGAAATAGCAATTACTCACGCTCCTGGACATATGTTTATTACAGATATCAAGGATGAATCTTTTTCCAGCTAA
- a CDS encoding RNA recognition motif domain-containing protein, translating to MSIYVGNLSYEVREEDLRQVFAEYGTVKKVQLPTDRETGRLRGFGFVEMESDAQEQSAIDALDGAEWMGRDLKVNKARPRTEKTNQKNYSSGGGSWGNGGRSNRRY from the coding sequence ATGTCAATTTATGTTGGTAATTTATCCTACGAGGTTAGGGAAGAAGACCTCAGGCAAGTTTTTGCTGAGTACGGCACAGTTAAGAAAGTTCAATTACCTACAGATCGCGAAACAGGTCGTTTACGCGGTTTTGGCTTCGTAGAAATGGAGTCAGATGCACAAGAACAAAGTGCTATTGATGCCCTTGACGGCGCGGAGTGGATGGGAAGAGACTTGAAAGTTAACAAAGCTAGACCTCGTACAGAGAAAACCAATCAAAAAAATTATTCTTCAGGTGGTGGCAGCTGGGGTAATGGTGGACGCAGCAATCGCCGCTACTAA
- a CDS encoding NB-ARC domain-containing protein, with translation MTEISKSFLRAITTERNISEAELSALVLALAGHTAESIATTLDISAAAVRKRLGSVYQKFGIAGSTPGKLEIIRNLLNERYQLSTTASASSQRDFGEAPDVPIFFGRELELDLLEEWVVKDRCRLVAIFGMGGIGKTALSTKLAQKIQDRFEYAIWRSLRHAPTVEEILADAIAFFCTDHEAKIEWSDVATGISQLIACLRKYRCLLVLDNAESILLGGESAGQYKKGYEGYGELFRQIGEMPHQSCLVLTSREIPREIVTLEGDQLKVRVLQLSGLENLAAKSIFVGKGDFFGSEEDWNKLIDHYAGNPLALKIVATTIQEVFGGNITEFLSQGNSVFVGDIRNLLEQQFNRLSDLEKEILFWLAINLKPTSFSELQADIISTASQPQLIEALESLRRRSLINNEKGLSRFTLQPVVMEYMVSQLVNQICEEITSDITLEKISLFKRYALLKAQTEGKIRNTQVRFLLEPVAERLINTFGNKNLIKEHLLQIIAILQVNTPLTSGYAGGNVINLLCHLGIDLSGCDFANLKICQAYLIGVKLHNVNFTNSDLSKSVFAGSFDSVLSVAFHPVNGEIVATGDADGRISFWQAANGEQICNWKAHDNWLRTVAFSPDGKSLISSSDDQTVKLWDVKSQKLLTTFQGHTDWIRSVVFSPQGNIVASGSSDETIRLWDVRSQECLKILKGHNSFVRDVSFSPDGKILASGSADQTIRLWDVKTGQCLDTLQGHTKLVLSLDFSPNGKILASASADKTVRLWDITTRECLQTLKGHTSSIRSVAFSPDGKILATGSSDQTVRLWDITTRKCFKTLEGHTNSIRSVTFSPDGKTLASGGYDKTVRFWDVETHQCIQVLQGYTNWVHDLAVSADGKIIASSNDDKTVRLWDIHTGECIRTLEGHTGRLWSVAYSPKTPAAYNSMEILASGGDDHTIRFWDILTGQCVKILRNSDRVRSIAFSPDGQTLASGSVDCSIKLWNVRTGQCFETLQGHTNWVQSVTFSPDGEILASASNDKTVRLWNVHTGECLRTLEGHTMRIWSVAFSPPLEGGFGGILASGSDDKTVRLWDIYTGECRQILHCQDWVRSVAFSAEGKIIACACVNHTVEIWDLDSSQRINTLKGHSNWVRSVTFSSDGYLFSGSQDGAIKQWNITTGECIKTFLPKRPYEGMNIKGVVGLNEVQKDTLKELGAIEN, from the coding sequence ATGACTGAAATTTCCAAAAGCTTTTTGAGAGCAATTACGACTGAACGCAATATATCTGAAGCAGAACTAAGCGCCTTAGTTCTGGCTTTGGCTGGTCATACGGCAGAGTCTATAGCAACCACTCTTGATATTAGTGCGGCGGCGGTACGTAAGCGGCTTGGTTCGGTCTACCAAAAGTTTGGTATTGCCGGGAGTACTCCTGGAAAATTAGAGATCATCAGGAATCTCCTAAACGAGAGATATCAGTTATCAACAACAGCTAGTGCCTCATCCCAGCGGGATTTTGGCGAAGCACCAGATGTTCCCATTTTCTTTGGACGTGAGTTAGAGTTAGACCTTTTAGAGGAATGGGTAGTCAAAGATCGCTGCCGACTTGTGGCGATATTTGGTATGGGGGGAATTGGCAAAACAGCTTTATCTACGAAGCTGGCACAGAAAATTCAGGATCGGTTTGAGTACGCGATCTGGCGATCGCTGCGTCATGCACCTACTGTTGAAGAAATTCTGGCAGATGCGATCGCGTTCTTTTGCACAGACCACGAAGCGAAAATCGAATGGTCGGATGTAGCAACGGGAATTTCACAACTAATTGCCTGTTTGCGGAAATACCGCTGTTTACTCGTACTGGATAATGCAGAGTCAATCCTGCTGGGGGGTGAAAGTGCTGGACAGTATAAAAAAGGATATGAAGGATATGGAGAACTGTTCCGACAAATAGGAGAAATGCCTCATCAAAGCTGTTTGGTGTTAACTAGTCGGGAGATTCCGAGAGAAATTGTCACCTTGGAAGGAGACCAACTCAAAGTTCGAGTCTTACAATTAAGCGGTTTAGAAAATCTGGCAGCAAAGAGCATTTTTGTTGGTAAAGGTGATTTTTTTGGTTCAGAGGAAGACTGGAACAAATTAATAGATCACTACGCAGGTAATCCCTTAGCATTAAAAATAGTTGCCACCACTATTCAAGAAGTATTTGGCGGAAATATTACTGAATTTCTCAGTCAAGGTAATTCAGTGTTTGTTGGGGATATTCGTAATCTTTTAGAACAGCAATTTAATCGTTTATCAGACTTAGAAAAAGAAATTTTATTTTGGCTGGCAATTAATTTGAAACCCACTTCATTTTCAGAATTACAAGCAGATATTATTTCCACTGCATCACAACCACAATTAATTGAAGCTTTAGAATCACTGCGGCGGCGATCGCTAATTAATAACGAAAAGGGTTTATCTAGATTTACGCTACAGCCCGTAGTCATGGAATATATGGTTAGCCAATTAGTTAACCAGATTTGTGAAGAAATTACCTCAGATATTACTCTAGAGAAAATTTCACTCTTCAAAAGGTATGCCTTACTAAAGGCTCAAACAGAAGGAAAAATCAGAAATACCCAAGTTCGTTTTCTATTGGAGCCAGTTGCTGAAAGGTTAATTAATACTTTTGGTAATAAAAATCTCATCAAAGAACATCTTTTGCAAATTATAGCGATCTTGCAGGTAAATACACCACTTACATCAGGTTATGCAGGAGGAAATGTTATTAATCTCCTGTGTCATTTAGGAATTGATTTAAGTGGTTGTGATTTTGCCAATTTAAAGATTTGTCAAGCATACCTCATCGGTGTGAAGTTGCATAATGTCAACTTTACTAATTCAGATTTATCCAAGTCTGTTTTTGCTGGCAGCTTCGATAGTGTTTTGTCAGTAGCATTTCACCCAGTCAATGGAGAAATTGTTGCTACGGGTGATGCTGATGGCAGAATAAGTTTTTGGCAAGCTGCAAACGGTGAACAAATTTGTAATTGGAAAGCACACGACAACTGGCTAAGAACCGTTGCTTTTAGTCCGGATGGAAAATCACTTATTAGTAGTAGCGATGATCAAACTGTGAAACTATGGGATGTCAAAAGCCAAAAACTTTTAACAACTTTTCAGGGACATACTGATTGGATCAGGTCTGTAGTCTTTAGTCCCCAAGGTAATATAGTTGCTAGCGGTAGTAGTGATGAAACTATCAGACTTTGGGATGTTCGCAGCCAGGAATGCTTGAAAATTTTAAAGGGACATAACAGCTTTGTACGTGATGTAAGTTTTAGTCCCGATGGCAAAATTCTTGCCAGTGGCAGTGCCGATCAAACTATTAGGCTTTGGGATGTGAAAACAGGCCAATGTCTTGATACTCTTCAAGGACATACAAAGTTGGTGTTGTCCTTAGACTTTAGTCCCAATGGGAAAATTCTCGCCAGCGCCAGTGCTGACAAAACAGTCAGACTCTGGGATATAACAACGCGTGAATGTTTGCAGACTCTCAAAGGACACACCAGTTCAATACGTTCTGTAGCCTTCAGTCCCGATGGAAAAATTCTCGCTACTGGCAGTTCTGACCAAACAGTCAGACTTTGGGATATAACAACGCGCAAATGTTTTAAAACTCTTGAGGGACATACCAATTCCATACGGTCTGTTACCTTTAGTCCCGATGGAAAAACACTCGCCAGTGGTGGTTATGACAAAACCGTTAGGTTTTGGGATGTTGAGACTCATCAATGCATCCAAGTCTTGCAAGGATACACCAATTGGGTACACGACCTAGCCGTTAGTGCAGATGGGAAGATAATTGCGAGTAGCAACGATGATAAAACTGTACGGTTGTGGGATATTCACACTGGCGAATGTATCCGCACTTTGGAAGGGCACACTGGCCGCCTCTGGTCTGTCGCTTACTCTCCAAAAACACCTGCGGCGTACAATTCAATGGAGATATTAGCTAGCGGCGGTGATGACCACACTATTAGGTTTTGGGATATTCTAACCGGACAGTGTGTGAAAATTTTGCGAAATAGCGATCGCGTTCGGTCTATTGCTTTTAGCCCTGATGGTCAAACTCTCGCCAGCGGTAGCGTTGACTGTAGCATCAAGCTATGGAATGTTCGTACAGGTCAATGCTTTGAGACTTTGCAGGGGCATACAAATTGGGTGCAGTCTGTCACTTTTAGTCCCGACGGTGAAATTCTCGCTAGCGCTAGTAACGATAAAACCGTGCGGCTGTGGAATGTCCATACAGGTGAATGTCTTCGCACTTTGGAAGGACATACGATGCGAATCTGGTCTGTTGCTTTTAGCCCCCCTTTGGAAGGGGGGTTTGGGGGGATCTTAGCCAGTGGTAGCGATGATAAAACTGTACGGCTGTGGGATATTTACACTGGAGAATGCCGTCAAATTTTACACTGTCAAGATTGGGTGCGTTCTGTGGCTTTTAGTGCCGAAGGTAAAATTATTGCCTGTGCTTGCGTCAATCACACCGTAGAGATTTGGGATCTTGACAGCAGCCAGCGTATTAACACGCTGAAAGGACATAGCAATTGGGTGCGTTCTGTTACTTTCAGTTCCGATGGTTATTTATTCAGTGGTTCCCAAGATGGAGCCATCAAACAATGGAATATCACAACAGGTGAGTGCATCAAAACGTTTTTGCCAAAAAGACCCTATGAAGGGATGAACATTAAAGGTGTTGTTGGTTTGAACGAGGTACAAAAAGATACGCTCAAAGAATTGGGTGCTATTGAAAATTAA